The following proteins are encoded in a genomic region of Sorangiineae bacterium MSr12523:
- a CDS encoding DUF1552 domain-containing protein, producing the protein MARTIHRRPLLLGLASALSVSAVGRRLLSDQTQAAPVKRLVLLMQNNGTQQSRFWPAGSAFTSPILEPLVRDPAIAKRTMAVKGIFIPRDANGTSANEHDMGFARMFTGAKLLNVGGQPWGGAASVDQIVARHWQVKSLNLAILASSVEPKPKPGFDHRRSFCYLGPGQHKLPIVNPYDAYVSLFSDFPKIDDPVARTKLSLRMAALGAVHDQLQTVRDKLGQAEQAKLDLNLSSVRDLETRLQAMRDGQSPPGAKCSLRPAQSKDYSQTPSLLLNDESAIPEMATTMLDLIAASLACNVTRVATMQFGYGGGKWRYAWEGLNRDFHGRVAHSDTSDAGSSPTNTDRVVAVNRYYASQVAYLAAKLNAVPEGEGTMLDHTLIVWANEFGRGDHSLNNVPIVFVGGPASGMTTGGRVVDAGAQTFQRVGCTILNAMGVPSAGFGDEPQCGPLRGV; encoded by the coding sequence ATGGCACGCACCATCCATCGCAGACCGTTGCTGCTCGGACTCGCCAGCGCCCTCTCCGTATCGGCTGTCGGGCGGCGCCTCTTGAGCGATCAAACGCAGGCAGCACCGGTGAAACGCCTCGTTCTGCTCATGCAGAACAATGGAACGCAGCAGTCTCGGTTTTGGCCCGCGGGCTCCGCCTTCACGTCTCCGATCCTCGAGCCGCTGGTGCGCGATCCCGCGATTGCCAAGCGGACCATGGCCGTCAAAGGGATCTTCATTCCCCGCGACGCCAATGGAACGAGTGCCAACGAGCACGATATGGGCTTTGCCCGCATGTTCACCGGCGCCAAACTCCTCAACGTCGGCGGACAGCCCTGGGGAGGAGCCGCTTCGGTCGATCAGATTGTCGCCCGCCATTGGCAGGTCAAGTCGTTGAACCTGGCCATTCTCGCGTCGAGCGTCGAGCCGAAGCCGAAACCGGGATTCGATCATCGGCGCTCGTTCTGTTACCTCGGGCCGGGCCAGCACAAGCTGCCGATCGTGAACCCGTACGACGCCTACGTCTCGTTGTTCTCCGATTTTCCAAAGATCGACGACCCAGTGGCGCGGACCAAGCTTTCCCTTCGCATGGCCGCGCTCGGCGCCGTTCATGACCAATTGCAGACGGTTCGAGACAAGCTTGGTCAGGCGGAGCAGGCGAAGCTGGATTTGAACCTATCGTCGGTGCGCGATCTCGAGACCCGGCTGCAGGCCATGCGCGATGGGCAGTCGCCCCCTGGTGCCAAGTGTTCGCTCCGGCCCGCGCAGTCGAAGGACTACAGCCAAACGCCGTCGCTCCTGCTGAACGACGAAAGTGCGATTCCCGAGATGGCGACGACCATGCTCGATCTGATTGCGGCATCCCTCGCCTGCAACGTGACGCGCGTGGCGACCATGCAATTCGGCTACGGCGGAGGCAAATGGCGATACGCGTGGGAAGGTCTCAATCGGGACTTTCACGGACGCGTCGCCCACAGCGACACCTCCGACGCCGGGAGCAGCCCGACGAACACGGATCGCGTCGTTGCGGTCAATCGCTATTATGCCTCGCAAGTGGCATATCTTGCCGCGAAATTGAACGCCGTTCCCGAGGGAGAGGGCACGATGCTCGATCATACGTTGATCGTATGGGCCAACGAATTCGGACGCGGCGACCATAGTCTGAACAACGTACCGATCGTGTTCGTAGGCGGCCCCGCGAGCGGCATGACCACGGGCGGCCGTGTGGTCGACGCGGGCGCGCAGACCTTCCAGCGCGTGGGGTGCACCATCCTGAACGCCATGGGCGTGCCTTCCGCCGGCTTCGGGGACGAGCCCCAGTGCGGACCACTGCGCGGCGTATGA
- a CDS encoding DUF1592 domain-containing protein, with protein sequence MAEFGCGTAYALARGTVQIPSSAGLILVVAVMGSALACAEDDHGPPSSSDTEVGTYRRLRRLSVREYTRVVADLLGEDIDPKRFTGESLDTGYDNGPANLTISDEEQVYESLAFELGGVAVQKHLDRVLGPCVVTVQGEAACKRAFFEGFATRAFRRPLEPDERARMERLFDEARTIGGGFSAALETTVSALLQSPGFLYREELGGAPAGSTVHLTPYEMASELSFFLTGSMPDDTLLQAARDGTLSTPADLRREGARLLATPRGREQLAHFLDGWLVTTRLSGTTKDHAAYPAFDAKLLQSMREELDRDYADVMANGGTLQDLFTSNVSFVDGRLARLYGLPAPNPDANAFQKVSLDPATRSGIMTRAGFLTVNSGYDYSNPIERGIFVRNAVLCIPPRPPPPNIPRNPSADGAKTTRQRFEQHTANPFCQTCHQGIDGVGFGFEQFDGLGVLRTSEDGVPVDTSGFLHDSGDADGPFLGVAQLEDRIAQSAQMDKCFVRQMFRYAMGRGENARDQGSLSNLSRGFSAQTPIGELALRIVEDRAFRERTKAEE encoded by the coding sequence GTGGCCGAATTTGGCTGTGGTACGGCCTATGCGCTCGCGCGCGGTACCGTGCAGATCCCGTCCAGCGCTGGGCTTATCTTGGTCGTAGCCGTCATGGGAAGCGCGCTCGCGTGCGCGGAGGATGACCATGGCCCACCATCGTCGTCGGACACGGAGGTCGGCACGTATCGGCGGCTGCGGCGTCTCAGTGTGAGAGAATACACGCGCGTCGTGGCCGATCTCCTGGGCGAGGACATCGATCCCAAACGTTTCACGGGAGAATCGCTCGACACCGGTTACGACAACGGACCGGCGAACCTTACCATTTCCGACGAGGAGCAGGTTTACGAGTCGCTGGCCTTCGAGCTCGGAGGCGTCGCGGTGCAGAAGCATTTGGATCGCGTGCTGGGGCCATGTGTGGTGACGGTCCAAGGCGAAGCCGCCTGCAAACGAGCCTTCTTCGAGGGCTTCGCCACGCGTGCCTTTCGGCGGCCGCTCGAGCCCGACGAGCGAGCACGCATGGAACGGCTTTTCGACGAGGCCCGCACCATCGGAGGCGGGTTTTCCGCGGCACTCGAGACCACCGTTTCCGCACTCCTGCAATCGCCTGGGTTCCTTTACAGAGAGGAACTCGGCGGCGCGCCTGCCGGCTCGACGGTCCATCTCACGCCGTACGAAATGGCCTCCGAGCTCTCCTTTTTCCTCACGGGCTCGATGCCCGACGACACGCTCCTGCAGGCCGCTCGCGATGGGACTCTTTCGACCCCCGCCGACTTGCGACGCGAAGGGGCGCGTCTTCTGGCGACGCCGCGCGGACGCGAGCAGCTTGCACACTTTCTCGATGGATGGCTGGTCACGACGCGCCTCTCGGGCACGACCAAGGACCACGCCGCATATCCTGCCTTCGACGCCAAGCTTCTCCAATCGATGCGTGAGGAGCTCGATCGCGACTACGCCGATGTCATGGCGAACGGCGGTACGCTCCAGGACTTGTTCACGTCGAACGTCTCATTCGTGGATGGCCGGTTGGCTCGACTCTATGGTCTACCGGCACCCAATCCCGATGCCAATGCGTTTCAAAAGGTAAGCCTCGACCCTGCCACGCGCAGCGGCATCATGACGCGCGCCGGATTCCTCACCGTCAATTCGGGATACGATTACTCGAACCCGATCGAACGCGGTATTTTCGTTCGCAACGCCGTTCTCTGCATACCACCGCGTCCGCCCCCGCCGAACATTCCTCGCAATCCGTCCGCCGACGGCGCAAAGACGACGCGCCAGCGATTCGAGCAGCACACGGCCAATCCTTTTTGCCAAACGTGCCACCAAGGGATCGACGGCGTGGGTTTCGGTTTCGAGCAATTCGATGGGCTCGGCGTACTTCGCACCTCGGAAGATGGGGTGCCCGTGGATACATCGGGATTTCTCCATGACAGCGGCGACGCGGATGGGCCCTTCCTCGGCGTGGCGCAACTCGAAGATCGCATTGCCCAAAGTGCACAGATGGACAAGTGCTTCGTGCGGCAAATGTTTCGATATGCCATGGGCCGCGGCGAGAATGCGCGCGACCAGGGTTCTCTGAGCAACTTGTCGCGAGGCTTTTCCGCGCAGACCCCCATTGGGGAGCTCGCGTTGCGCATCGTCGAAGACCGCGCGTTTCGAGAGCGCACGAAGGCGGAGGAATAG
- a CDS encoding TonB-dependent receptor: protein MSPVFAQSSAPSSTQSEQAADVQVTGRRNPSVGSRMREPLRDVPATVNVVTNRDIEERGTVDVVGALAWVPGVQPQLEYGGFTSMTIRGFGDYTTLVDGFRDARFQLVGSAPTGNTAGIDRIEVLKGPASALYGYGGIGGLVNFIHKQPSRRFGYEGSLSLGGPSALRRATIGVTGPLGDTLAFRADAGVVDDDNFRRARSSNANVMSALEWRPSERQRILLRASYQKVHFSTDTGLPAEQGSVPDGIPLDRRFNTPWDYLDGSFYDAQIEYSYAPIDRAKWVARLGFSHNPYEYKSAEFLSVGVDRTVNRQWFALGHEWNQVSLQLEGHWRGKILVPHRALVGYDFGYTLSHHPRFALDDTNLAPLPFGDAIDPQGDYATNKIGRRTQHQMTHGVFAHDTMQIVDGVKLAVSGRLDRWGYDTETRIYATPERPASETSVDRDAFAATFRTGIVLQPSAWLTFYGVAGTAFTPVRTVPADGSTLDPERGRQYELGARVDAFDRRVHIDLAAYNLQKTNVVVARRAGVYDQAGSQTSRGIEASVTAEPIEPLSLRIGYAYTLARYDRYASPDADFAGKTPPYVPDHSLTAWGTWRFPWGLGAGAGVRVVGDQWANVENTVPMPAYALVSGAAYYTVGHVEFALNVDNVFGAERYFVSSINGTQITPGAPRTVLFTLRIKS from the coding sequence ATGTCTCCGGTTTTTGCGCAATCCAGCGCGCCATCTTCTACACAATCCGAGCAGGCCGCGGACGTGCAAGTGACGGGGCGGCGCAATCCGTCGGTGGGCTCGCGCATGCGGGAGCCGCTTCGCGATGTCCCTGCCACGGTCAATGTCGTGACGAATCGTGACATCGAAGAGCGCGGCACGGTCGACGTCGTGGGGGCGCTGGCGTGGGTGCCTGGGGTGCAGCCGCAGCTCGAATATGGTGGTTTCACATCCATGACCATCCGGGGGTTCGGCGACTATACGACCCTCGTCGACGGCTTTCGTGATGCGCGATTCCAACTCGTGGGCTCCGCTCCGACCGGTAATACGGCGGGCATCGATCGCATCGAGGTGCTGAAGGGGCCCGCGTCGGCACTCTACGGGTACGGCGGTATCGGAGGCTTGGTCAACTTCATTCACAAGCAGCCTTCGAGGCGTTTCGGTTACGAAGGCTCGCTTTCGCTCGGCGGCCCCTCGGCCTTGCGTCGCGCGACCATCGGGGTGACCGGTCCGTTGGGCGACACCCTCGCTTTTCGGGCCGACGCCGGCGTCGTCGACGACGACAACTTTCGCCGAGCTCGCTCGTCGAATGCCAACGTCATGAGCGCCTTGGAATGGCGTCCCAGCGAGCGTCAACGCATCCTTCTCCGTGCGAGCTACCAGAAGGTCCACTTTTCGACGGATACCGGACTTCCGGCCGAGCAAGGATCGGTTCCCGACGGCATCCCACTCGATCGCCGTTTCAACACTCCCTGGGACTACCTCGACGGCTCCTTCTACGACGCACAAATCGAATATTCGTATGCTCCAATCGATCGCGCCAAATGGGTTGCGCGTCTCGGGTTTAGCCACAATCCGTATGAATACAAATCGGCGGAATTTCTCTCCGTCGGTGTCGATCGAACGGTGAATCGGCAATGGTTCGCGCTCGGGCACGAGTGGAACCAAGTGTCGCTCCAGCTCGAGGGGCATTGGCGCGGGAAAATCCTCGTCCCGCATCGCGCCCTCGTCGGGTACGACTTTGGATATACCCTTTCGCACCATCCTCGTTTTGCCCTCGATGATACTAACCTCGCGCCGCTCCCATTTGGAGATGCGATCGACCCTCAAGGCGATTACGCCACGAACAAAATCGGGCGCCGCACGCAACATCAAATGACGCACGGCGTGTTCGCCCACGATACGATGCAAATCGTCGATGGGGTGAAGCTCGCCGTGAGCGGCCGTCTCGATCGATGGGGCTACGATACGGAAACGAGGATCTACGCCACACCCGAACGCCCCGCCTCGGAAACGTCGGTCGATCGCGATGCGTTTGCGGCGACATTCCGGACTGGGATCGTCCTGCAGCCGAGCGCATGGCTCACCTTTTACGGCGTTGCGGGGACCGCGTTCACGCCGGTGCGGACCGTTCCTGCCGATGGCAGCACGTTGGATCCCGAACGAGGGCGTCAATATGAATTGGGCGCCCGCGTGGATGCATTCGACCGGCGGGTGCACATCGATCTTGCCGCGTACAATCTGCAGAAGACCAACGTGGTCGTGGCACGGCGGGCGGGCGTGTACGATCAGGCCGGCTCGCAGACGTCGCGCGGTATCGAAGCCAGCGTCACCGCGGAGCCCATCGAGCCGCTCTCGCTCCGCATTGGGTACGCGTACACGCTGGCCCGCTACGATCGGTATGCCTCGCCGGATGCCGATTTTGCGGGAAAGACGCCGCCGTATGTGCCCGATCATTCGCTGACCGCGTGGGGAACTTGGCGCTTTCCGTGGGGGCTCGGGGCAGGGGCTGGCGTTCGCGTGGTCGGCGATCAATGGGCGAACGTGGAAAATACCGTTCCCATGCCCGCGTATGCGCTCGTGAGCGGCGCCGCGTATTACACGGTTGGTCATGTCGAGTTCGCGCTCAATGTCGACAATGTCTTCGGTGCGGAGCGCTACTTCGTATCCTCGATCAATGGCACCCAGATTACGCCGGGGGCACCGCGCACGGTGCTCTTCACCCTGAGGATCAAGTCGTGA